The DNA segment TTCCGCCACTTCCTGGAGCACCTGGCGACCGAGCTCCGGATGCGTGATCTGCCGGCCACGGAACATCATCGTGACCTTCACCTTGTTCTTCTCCTCGAGGAATCGCCG comes from the Longimicrobiales bacterium genome and includes:
- the infC gene encoding translation initiation factor IF-3 translates to RRFLEEKNKVKVTMMFRGRQITHPELGRQVLQEVAEALQDVGKVESLPSMEGRMMIMIVAPKK